The following nucleotide sequence is from Luteolibacter sp. Y139.
TCAATGCCAACGAGGAGATTCCCGTGGTGGTGGACGAGGTGCTGAAGACCTTGGAGCGGACCGAGCATGTGACGCCCCGGATTTACACCGCGCGGGAATTGGACTCCCTCGAGAACGACTACGCGCCGGGGATCGACGATTTCCGCAAGAACCTGAAGCAGTCCATGCACGCGCATGAGACCACCGAGCTGGAGCAGCAATCGCTGCTGACGCTGATGGAGGATACGAACAAGACCTTCGAGGTGCTCGTGATCCGCACCAATACGGCGCTGCCCTACACGAGCGTCTTCATGGAGCTGCAACCGGGCTACTGGAATGCCGATTCCGAATCCGCGCTGCGGGACAAGATCGAGCGTCAGCGGATGGAAAAGCTGGCCCGGCCGATTCCCTGAGCGCAGGCTGCCGCGGCGATGAACAAGACCGAGGAAATCCGTATCGAGCGCGAGGCCGCCTGGATCGGCGATGCCGTGCTGGCGCTCTTCGCCCGCTCATGGGTGTTGAAGGAGCGGGGGTCGATGGATGGCGAGTGGTTCACCCGGCTGACGTCGAACGGTTTCCTGAGTGCCTTCGGTGCGCCGACGGCGGTGGAGGCGAAGATCGGGAAGATTTATCGCGAGCAGGGGCTGGAGGCGGCGTTTGCGTGGATGGAGGCGGAGTTTATTCCGCTGTTCCGGAAGCAGATGGCGAATCGGTGAGGCTGCCGGGCCCGGGGGCGAATGATCTGACCGCTTCGAGGATCGTGTCACCCCATTTCAGATCCTCGGGATCGATGATGAGCGCGTGGAAGCCGAATCGCGTGGCTTCCATGGC
It contains:
- a CDS encoding ribonuclease III domain-containing protein; its protein translation is MNKTEEIRIEREAAWIGDAVLALFARSWVLKERGSMDGEWFTRLTSNGFLSAFGAPTAVEAKIGKIYREQGLEAAFAWMEAEFIPLFRKQMANR